The Chloroflexota bacterium region TCTTCGGACCGGCAGTCGAAGACGCACCGGTGGTGGACCTTTCGGAAGGCGAGTTCCTGGCGCTCGTGTTCGGCTGCCCGGGCAGCGCCGCGGCGCTGCAAAAAGGTAATTTGCGAGTTGACTCGCGCGCGCAGCTGGAGGCCGTTTTCCCTGAGGACGGCTGGGTCCTCTGGGAGGCCGATCACTACTGACGGCAAGCGGGCAGCGGCATAGAATTCTGGCCAGCGAGCGAACCCGCACCCGGAATTCAAGGTTGGAATTATGTCTTTAAATGTCGGTGACCTGGCCCCCGATTTCGAACTCCTCAACGGCGCCGGCGATACGGTGCGGCTGTCCGACTTCAAGGGCCAGAAGGTGATAGTGGTCTTCTATCCGCTCGCTTTTTCGGGGATCTGCCAGAACGAATTGACCGATTACAACGCCAAGGCCGACCGCATCAAGGCCGCCGGGGCCAGGGTTCTGGGCGTATCGGTCGACAGCTTCTTCGCCGTCGGGGCGTTCGCCGACGCGATCGGACTCGACGATTCAATTACGCTGCTCTCGGACTTCCCTGACCACGCCGCCGGCGAAGCCTACGGGGCCTACAACAGCGAGACCGGTTTCAATGAACGCGTGACGGTGGTAATCGACGAGGATGGCCGGATCGTCTACAAGGTCCACAATCCGGCCCCCGACCGCCGCGACGAGGAAGAGGCGCTGGCCGCCCTCGGCTAGATTTTTCCGGTTTGGCGGCGGCCCGGTTAGACGGCCGCGCCGGCCCGCTGGCGGGCCAGGTATTTGAAGCGGCCGGACTCGGCGTCGACGAGTAGCTCCTGATCGGGAGCCAGCTCGCCTCCGAGAAGCATTCTGGCGGCCGGGTTCTCGATCCTGCGCCTGATCGTCCGGGCCATCGGACGGGCACCGTATTCCGGATCCCAACCTTCTTCCAGCAGCAATTCGCGGGCCGCCGCAGAGATCTCCAGTTCGACTCCCTGGGACGCCAGGCGCTCGCGCAGGTCGCCCAGTTGCACGTCGATCACCGAGCCAACCTCGGCCCGGGTCAGCGAGCGGAAGATGATCACCTCGTCGATTCGGTTCAGGAACTCCGGAGGGAAGTGCCGGCGGAGCCGGCCCAGCAGGGAGGTCCGCATTTCCGCGTGATCGGGGCCTTCGCCGTCGGTTTCGGTTCCGAATCCGACCCGATCGCGCCGGACCAGATCGGCCGCCCCGACGTTGGAGGTCATGATCAGGATGGTGTTGCGGAAATCGACCGTTCGGCCCTGGCCGTCGGTCAGCCGACCGGCGTCGAGCACCTGCAGCAAGGTATTGATTACCTCGGGGTGGGCCTTCTCGATCTCGTCAAAAAGGATGACTTGGTAGGGCCGACGCCGAACGGTCTCGGAAAGCTGACCACCCTCCCCGTAGCCGACGTACCCGGGCGGAGCGCCGATCAGGCGGGAGACGGTGTGGCGCTCGCCGTATTCGGTCATGTCCACGCGGACCATCGCGTCAGGGTCGTCGAACATGAACTGCGCCAGCTGCCGGGAAAGCTCGGTCTTGCCCACGCCGGTCGGCCCCAGGAATATGAACGAGCCCATCGGCCGATTGGGATCGGAGAGCCCGGAGCGTGAACGGCGCAGGGCATCGGCGACGGCGGTGACGGCCTCGTCCTGGCCGATCAGGCGGCGATGGATCTCCTCCTCGATGCGCAGGAGCTTTTGCATATCGCCCTCCAGCATCGCCGCCACCGGAACCCCGGTCGCCTCGGACACTACCGAGGCGATGTCGTCCGCCCCTACGGTCTCGGAGATGTTGTGTTCGCTTAACCAACCGGCCCGTTTTTCGGTCAGTTCGTCGCGCAACCGGATCGATTCGGACTTGTAATTGGCGGCCGACTCGTACTCGCGGTTTTGCCAGGCCTCCTCCTCCAAACCCTCCAGTTCGCGCAAACGCCCATCAAGCGCGTGCAGGTCTTCCGGCATATTGAAGATCTGCAGGCGCAATTTCGCCGCCGCTTCGTCCATCAGGTCGATCGCCTTGTCCGGCAGGAACCGGTCGGTTATGTAGCGGTTGGAGAGCCGCGCCGCCTGCTCTAGCGCGTCATCGGAGATCTTGAGTCGGTGATGGTTCTCGTACTTGGGTCGCAGGCCGCGCAGGATGTCGACCGTTCCGTCAACGTCCGGCTGGTCGACGTAGACCTGCTGGAAGCGGCGCGCCAGGGCCTTGTCGCGCTCGATGTGGCGCCGGAATTCATCCAGCGTGGTCGCTCCCACGGCCTGCAGCTCAC contains the following coding sequences:
- a CDS encoding redoxin domain-containing protein; the protein is MSLNVGDLAPDFELLNGAGDTVRLSDFKGQKVIVVFYPLAFSGICQNELTDYNAKADRIKAAGARVLGVSVDSFFAVGAFADAIGLDDSITLLSDFPDHAAGEAYGAYNSETGFNERVTVVIDEDGRIVYKVHNPAPDRRDEEEALAALG
- a CDS encoding AAA domain-containing protein, which produces MTDAGFGRLTEKAQEVIVGANQIMSDLGHTQFDAEHILLALLETRESSAVRILQRMRINPDFVRSRVNGVLDRKPKVASAERRSDSAVEQIFITPRAKQLLDRAAAEADSLRDSYISTEHLFLAILALRDADAAKILLELGCTRQKTLAAIREIRGSQDASSKTAESRYAALDRYSTDLTALARRGQIDPVVGREVEIDRVMRILSRRTKNNPVLIGEPGVGKTAIVEGLAQRIVDGHVPELLASRRVLALDIGQMLAGSKFRGEFEDRLKSVIEEVINSRGNIILFIDELHNVVGAGSAEGAIDAANLLKPALARGELQAVGATTLDEFRRHIERDKALARRFQQVYVDQPDVDGTVDILRGLRPKYENHHRLKISDDALEQAARLSNRYITDRFLPDKAIDLMDEAAAKLRLQIFNMPEDLHALDGRLRELEGLEEEAWQNREYESAANYKSESIRLRDELTEKRAGWLSEHNISETVGADDIASVVSEATGVPVAAMLEGDMQKLLRIEEEIHRRLIGQDEAVTAVADALRRSRSGLSDPNRPMGSFIFLGPTGVGKTELSRQLAQFMFDDPDAMVRVDMTEYGERHTVSRLIGAPPGYVGYGEGGQLSETVRRRPYQVILFDEIEKAHPEVINTLLQVLDAGRLTDGQGRTVDFRNTILIMTSNVGAADLVRRDRVGFGTETDGEGPDHAEMRTSLLGRLRRHFPPEFLNRIDEVIIFRSLTRAEVGSVIDVQLGDLRERLASQGVELEISAAARELLLEEGWDPEYGARPMARTIRRRIENPAARMLLGGELAPDQELLVDAESGRFKYLARQRAGAAV